One segment of Rhodopirellula baltica SH 1 DNA contains the following:
- a CDS encoding Xaa-Pro dipeptidyl-peptidase, with product MKRLRLPVLAVLFLAISPVQGGEIQIPVIKDGEAQVIKELEDSDYWIRHDLWVETEFDLDGDGKLDRMHVSVTRPTQTDTQSLKLPVIYNSSPYFAGTTGGDESYFWDARQELGDEPPKRSAAPAIEREGTRPIISKRHVKDWLPRGFVVVHSSAPGTGLSQGCPTVGDDPEALAPKAVIDWLCGRAKGFTEPFGGEPVEAYWSSGKVGMTGTSYNGTIPLAAATTGVEGLEVIIPVAPNTSYYHYYRSNGLVRHPGGYLGEDIDILYDFIHSGGDEETRAYCDCHIRDEQMMANQDRATGDYNDFWYSRDYLNRVDGVKAAVLMAHAFNDWNVVPEHSIRIYEALKKNGVETQLFMHQGGHGGPPPISMMNRWFTHYLYGEDNGVEKGSKSWIVREKDERTKPTEYPQYPHPEAKDVVVYPVPGAPQRGRLQTAPLTEPITETLVDNFSFAGETLAQAEYTEHRLIYTTPELSEAVHLSGTPRIKLRLACDRPAANLSVWLVSLPWNTQKNSKITDNIITRGWADPQNIESMRESKPLVPGQFYDIEFDLQPDDQVIAKGQQIGLMVFSSDRDYTLHPTPGTKLTIDLQHTQLSLPVVGGTIPLESQD from the coding sequence ATGAAACGCCTCCGCTTGCCCGTTCTAGCCGTCCTCTTTCTCGCGATCTCACCTGTCCAAGGGGGTGAGATCCAGATACCAGTCATCAAGGATGGCGAAGCGCAAGTCATCAAAGAACTGGAAGATTCGGACTACTGGATCCGTCACGATCTTTGGGTCGAAACCGAGTTCGATTTGGACGGCGATGGCAAGCTCGATCGGATGCACGTCAGTGTCACCCGGCCAACGCAAACCGACACGCAGTCGCTGAAGCTCCCTGTGATCTACAACTCAAGTCCCTACTTCGCGGGAACAACGGGTGGTGATGAATCCTATTTCTGGGACGCCCGACAAGAACTCGGCGATGAGCCACCCAAACGATCCGCTGCTCCTGCGATTGAGCGTGAGGGCACGCGTCCGATCATCTCCAAACGACATGTCAAAGACTGGCTTCCGCGTGGGTTCGTCGTCGTTCATTCCAGTGCCCCAGGCACCGGTCTCTCGCAAGGTTGCCCAACGGTCGGTGACGATCCCGAAGCGTTGGCTCCCAAAGCCGTGATCGATTGGTTGTGCGGGCGCGCCAAAGGATTCACGGAACCCTTCGGTGGTGAACCCGTGGAAGCGTATTGGTCGTCAGGCAAAGTCGGCATGACAGGGACCAGCTACAACGGAACGATCCCGTTGGCAGCCGCCACGACTGGCGTCGAGGGACTGGAAGTCATCATCCCCGTGGCTCCCAACACGTCTTACTACCACTACTACCGATCCAATGGATTGGTGCGCCATCCAGGCGGCTACCTCGGGGAAGACATCGACATCCTGTACGACTTCATTCACAGCGGTGGCGACGAAGAAACTCGAGCGTACTGCGATTGCCACATCCGTGACGAACAGATGATGGCCAACCAAGACCGAGCCACAGGGGACTACAACGATTTCTGGTACTCGCGTGACTACTTGAACCGAGTCGACGGAGTGAAAGCGGCAGTGCTGATGGCGCACGCGTTCAATGATTGGAATGTCGTTCCTGAACACAGCATCCGTATTTACGAAGCGTTGAAAAAGAACGGTGTCGAAACCCAACTGTTCATGCACCAAGGCGGACACGGCGGGCCTCCACCAATCAGCATGATGAATCGGTGGTTCACTCACTATCTCTATGGCGAAGACAACGGCGTAGAAAAAGGTTCGAAGTCTTGGATTGTTCGCGAAAAAGATGAGCGGACCAAACCGACCGAGTACCCGCAATACCCGCACCCAGAAGCCAAAGACGTGGTGGTCTATCCGGTTCCTGGAGCTCCCCAACGCGGGCGTTTGCAAACAGCGCCCCTCACCGAACCCATCACGGAAACGTTGGTGGACAATTTTTCATTCGCTGGTGAAACGTTGGCACAAGCCGAATACACCGAACATCGCTTGATCTACACCACGCCGGAATTGAGCGAAGCAGTTCATCTGTCGGGAACCCCGCGAATCAAACTGCGACTTGCGTGTGATCGTCCCGCTGCCAACTTGAGCGTCTGGCTGGTCTCGCTGCCTTGGAACACACAGAAGAATTCCAAGATCACCGACAACATCATCACGCGAGGATGGGCCGACCCACAGAACATCGAGTCCATGCGTGAGAGCAAACCGTTGGTCCCGGGCCAGTTCTATGACATCGAGTTCGACCTGCAACCCGACGATCAAGTCATCGCCAAAGGGCAGCAAATCGGATTGATGGTCTTTTCCAGCGATCGCGACTACACGCTGCATCCCACCCCGGGCACCAAGCTCACGATCGATCTTCAGCATACTCAACTGAGTTTGCCCGTTGTCGGAGGAACGATTCCGTTGGAATCACAGGACTGA